A single Muntiacus reevesi chromosome 9, mMunRee1.1, whole genome shotgun sequence DNA region contains:
- the LOC136175913 gene encoding olfactory receptor 6B9-like: protein MLGRNITLVREFILVGFPTAPWLQVLLFSLFLVVYLLVVMENLVIMLTVWVTGSLHKPMYYFLSSLSFLEVWYVSVTVPKMLDGFLLQRQHISFTGCMTQLYFFISLACTECVLLAAMAYDRYVAICHPLRYPVIMTTGYCVQLVAFSYMTGFMITVIKVYFISHVTFCGSNVMNHFFCDISPILKLACKDMSTAELVDFALAIVILVFPLTTTILSYVYIVSTILHIPSNQGRKKAFSTCASHLTVVIIYYTAMIFMYVRPRAIASFNSNKLISAVYAVLTPMLNPFIYCLRNQEVKNAIKKTVGVGQCFLLS, encoded by the coding sequence ATGCTGGGGAGAAACATCACTCTGGTGAGGGAGTTCATCCTGGTGGGCTTCCCCACCGCCCCCTGGCTGCAGGTCCTgctcttctccctcttccttgTGGTCTACTTGTTGGTGGTAATGGAGAATCTTGTCATCATGCTCACTGTCTGGGTCACTGGCTCCCTCCATAAGCCCATGTACTATTTCCTGAGTAGCCTGTCCTTCCTGGAGGTCTGGTATGTCTCTGTCACAGTCCCCAAGATGCTGGATGGATTCCTCCTGCAGAGACAGCACATCTCTTTCACAGGCTGCATGACCCAGCTGTACTTCTTTATCTCGCTTGCCTGCACGGAGTGTGTACTTCTGGcagccatggcctatgaccgctatgtggccatctgccaccctctCAGATACCCGGTCATCATGACCACAGGTTATTGTGTGCAGCTGGTGGCTTTCTCTTATATGACTGGTTTCATGATCACTGTGATCAAGGTCTATTTTATTTCACATGTCACTTTCTGTGGCTCCAATGTCATGAACCACTTTTTCTGTGACATCTCACCAATCCTCAAACTGGCCTGCAAAGACATGTCCACAGCGGAGCTAGTGGACTTTGCTTTGGCTATTGTCATTCttgtcttccctctcaccactacCATCCTCTCCTATGTCTACATTGTCTCCACCATTCTGCATATACCCTCCAACCAGGGAAGGAagaaggccttctccacctgtgcatCCCACCTCACAGTAGTCATAATTTATTACACAGCCATGATTTTCATGTATGTTCGACCCAGAGCTATTGCTTCATTTAACTCCAACAAACTTATCTCAGCTGTGTATGCAGTCCTCACGCCCATGCtaaatccattcatctactgtcTGAGGAACCAGGAAGTCAAGAATGCTATCAAAAAAACAGTGGGTGTTGGCCAGTGCTTCCTGCTCAGCTGA
- the LOC136175914 gene encoding olfactory receptor 226-like: MERKNQSGRVSEFVLLGFPALGPLRALLFALCLLAYVLVLTENILIVVAIRNHPSLHKPMYFFLANMSFLEIWYVTVTIPKMLAGFVGSKRGRGQRISFEGCMTQLYFFLGLGCTECVLLAVMAYDRYVAICHPLHYPVIVSGQLCVQLAAGSWAGGFGISMVKVFLISRLSYCGPNIINHFFCDVSPLLNLSCTDMSTAELTDFVLAIFILLGPLSVTGASYMAITSAVMRIPSAAGRHKALSTCASHLTVVVIFYAASIFIYARPKALSAFDTNKLVSVLYAVIVPLLNPIIYCLRNQEVKRALRHTLHLHQGHDTS; this comes from the coding sequence ATGGAGAGGAAGAACCAGAGTGGGAGAGTGAGTGAGTTTGTgttgctgggcttcccagctcTGGGACCACTGCGGGCACTATTATTTGCCCTTTGTCTGTTAGCCTATGTATTGGTGCTGACTGAGAACATACTCATCGTTGTGGCAATCAGGAACCACCCCAGCCTCCACAAACCCATGTATTTCTTTCTGGCTAATATGTCCTTCCTGGAGATTTGGTACGTGACAGTCACTATTCCCAAGATGCTCGCTGGCTTTGTTGGGTCCAAACGGGGCCGTGGACAGCGAATCTCCTTTGAGGGCTGCATGACACAGCTCTACTTCTTCCTGGGCCTGGGCTGCACTGAGTGTGTCCTCCTCGCAGTTATGGCTTAtgatcgctatgtggccatctgccatcCTCTCCACTACCCTGTCATTGTCAGTGGCCAGCTGTGTGTGCAGCTGGCAGCTGGCTCCTGGGCTGGAGGTTTTGGCATTTCCATGGTCAAAGTTTTCCTCATTTCTCGCCTCTCTTACTGTGGCCCCAACATCATCAACCACTTTTTCTGTGATGTCTCTCCATTGCTCAACCTTTCGTGCACTGACATGTCCACAGCAGAGCTTACGGACTTTGTCCTGGCCATTTTTATCCTACTGGGGCCACTCTCTGTCACTGGAGCCTCCTACATGGCCATCACCAGTGCTGTGATGCGCATTCCCTCAGCTGCTGGGCGCCACAAGGCCTTGTCCACCTGTGCCTCTCACCTCACTGTGGTGGTCATCTTCTATGCAGCCAGTATCTTCATCTATGCCCGCCCAAAGGCACTCTCAGCTTTTGACACCAACAAGCTGGTGTCTGTACTTTATGCTGTCATTGTACCACTGCTCAACCCCATCATTTACTGCCTGCGCAACCAAGAAGTAAAGAGAGCCTTACGCCATACTCTACACCTGCACCAGGGTCATGACACTAGCTAA